In Vibrio neptunius, the following are encoded in one genomic region:
- a CDS encoding TAXI family TRAP transporter solute-binding subunit yields MTLLKNVMTATSVAALLGATFYASAADRFITIGTGGVTGVYYPTGGAICRLVNKTKKEHGIRCSVESTGGSIYNINTIRAGELDLGIAQSDWQYHGYNGTSKFSDAGPFKELRAVFSVHPEPFTVVARADSGIKSFEDLKGKRVNIGNPGSGQRGTMEVLMDQYGWTTKDFKLASELKAAEQSKALCDNKIDAMVYVVGHPSGAIQEATTSCDSHIVQVASPQVNKLLSDASYYRTATVPGGMYKGNPDDVQTFGVGATFVSSTAVPEDVVYNTVKAVFENFDDFRKLHPAFANLKKEEMVKDGLSAPLHPGALKYYKEVGLIK; encoded by the coding sequence ATGACATTGCTAAAAAACGTAATGACTGCCACCTCGGTAGCTGCACTTTTAGGCGCCACTTTTTACGCTTCGGCTGCTGATAGATTTATTACCATTGGCACTGGTGGGGTAACAGGCGTCTACTACCCAACTGGTGGTGCTATTTGCCGTCTGGTAAACAAAACCAAAAAAGAACATGGGATTCGTTGTTCTGTTGAATCTACAGGTGGTTCCATCTATAACATCAACACCATTCGCGCCGGTGAGCTGGACTTAGGTATCGCACAGTCTGACTGGCAGTACCATGGCTACAATGGGACAAGTAAGTTCTCCGATGCAGGTCCATTCAAAGAACTACGTGCTGTGTTCTCTGTTCACCCTGAGCCGTTCACCGTTGTAGCTCGCGCCGATTCAGGCATCAAGAGCTTTGAAGATCTTAAAGGTAAACGTGTCAACATCGGCAACCCAGGCTCAGGCCAACGCGGTACAATGGAAGTTCTAATGGACCAATATGGTTGGACGACTAAAGACTTCAAGTTAGCTTCTGAGCTAAAAGCAGCTGAACAGTCTAAAGCATTGTGTGATAACAAAATTGATGCGATGGTTTACGTCGTAGGCCACCCAAGTGGCGCGATTCAGGAGGCGACCACTTCCTGTGACAGTCACATTGTTCAAGTCGCAAGCCCTCAGGTCAACAAACTCTTATCTGACGCAAGCTACTACCGCACTGCAACAGTTCCTGGAGGCATGTACAAGGGCAACCCTGACGATGTTCAAACATTTGGTGTTGGTGCTACATTTGTCTCTTCCACTGCAGTACCGGAAGATGTGGTATACAACACGGTAAAAGCGGTATTTGAAAACTTCGACGACTTCCGCAAACTCCACCCTGCGTTCGCCAACCTGAAAAAAGAAGAGATGGTCAAAGACGGTCTGTCTGCACCTCTTCACCCAGGCGCGCTTAAATACTATAAAGAAGTGGGATTGATTAAGTAA
- a CDS encoding LysR family transcriptional regulator: protein MLKGSELPSIKALRSFIAVAHHQSFSKAAEELYVTQGAVSKQIAILEQMVGRPLLERQLNGIELTTAGKQYLPKVIEALEIIQHATASLIQSDTQQELLTIDVTPSFASLWLLPKIEEFRRLYPQLQVKIRTRENAQLKLAGESDIALRCLPLSKHYEHSQLLCHEKLLLIGEQSASCRDFTSVLTQHTLIPQTTRPQLWELFKLEHQCSEPLNYYGVGYEHFYLSLEAVKRGKGLALVPDFMAREMLDNAQVNNLLGLSMLSGYGYYLSVPNYRLASRKVQLFHQWLRDELEENK from the coding sequence ATGCTGAAAGGAAGCGAACTCCCTTCGATTAAAGCCCTGCGATCGTTTATCGCGGTTGCTCATCATCAGAGTTTTTCAAAAGCAGCAGAAGAGCTGTATGTCACTCAGGGTGCAGTGAGTAAGCAGATAGCGATACTGGAGCAGATGGTTGGTAGGCCATTGTTAGAGCGTCAGTTGAATGGCATTGAATTGACGACAGCTGGAAAGCAATACTTACCCAAAGTTATTGAAGCGCTAGAGATCATCCAACACGCTACCGCTAGCCTGATTCAAAGTGATACACAGCAAGAGTTACTGACCATTGATGTGACGCCTTCGTTTGCCAGCTTATGGTTGCTGCCTAAGATCGAAGAGTTTCGGCGTTTGTATCCACAGTTGCAGGTTAAAATACGTACTCGTGAGAATGCCCAGCTTAAACTTGCAGGTGAGTCGGATATCGCCTTGCGTTGTTTGCCGCTGTCTAAGCATTACGAGCACAGTCAACTCTTGTGTCATGAAAAGCTACTTTTGATCGGTGAACAATCCGCGTCCTGTCGCGATTTTACTTCTGTGTTAACACAGCATACTTTGATCCCTCAAACCACTAGACCACAGTTGTGGGAGCTGTTTAAGTTAGAGCATCAGTGCTCGGAGCCACTCAACTATTATGGTGTCGGTTACGAACATTTTTACTTGTCATTAGAGGCGGTGAAGCGGGGGAAAGGGTTGGCTTTGGTGCCTGATTTTATGGCGCGTGAAATGTTGGACAATGCTCAGGTGAACAATCTGCTTGGTCTATCGATGCTCAGTGGCTATGGTTACTATTTGAGTGTGCCGAATTACCGTTTGGCTTCAAGGAAAGTTCAGCTTTTTCATCAGTGGCTCAGAGACGAACTTGAAGAGAATAAATAA
- a CDS encoding amidinotransferase, translating to MFKQQTQLEKSVSTVQNANCVVMVPPKEFAFNAETARDNEFQHQVSETTEQVRNQAMQEYNTMVEQLRHAGVQVVEFDYPLGAVETPDAVFPNNWFSTTADGALYTFPMACENRQQEVRPDALRQALEAAGRAVSSEDSLTDYLTQNAHLESTGVMVIDHVNRTIYAALSQRCDREVLEDYAERIGYERVVSFQTALPSGKPIYHTNVMMAIGEHFCVICDEVIPEFERRFVLKSLAKDKQVISISLEQMNQFCGNILELETVNGDKVIAMSQSAFDAFSPAQRAQLSSHGKLLPFNVQTIESIGGGSVRCMLGEVFLPSRKNSL from the coding sequence ATGTTCAAACAGCAAACACAACTAGAAAAGTCAGTTTCTACAGTGCAAAACGCTAACTGTGTGGTGATGGTGCCACCAAAAGAGTTTGCGTTTAATGCTGAAACCGCTCGAGACAATGAGTTTCAACATCAAGTCAGCGAAACAACGGAACAGGTTCGCAATCAAGCAATGCAAGAGTACAACACTATGGTTGAACAATTGCGCCATGCTGGTGTTCAGGTCGTTGAATTTGACTACCCACTTGGTGCGGTAGAAACACCAGACGCCGTATTCCCAAACAATTGGTTCAGCACCACTGCTGACGGTGCTCTCTACACCTTTCCTATGGCATGTGAAAATCGTCAACAGGAAGTTCGCCCTGATGCCCTGCGTCAAGCACTAGAAGCGGCAGGTCGAGCTGTGTCTAGTGAAGATTCGTTGACGGATTACTTAACACAGAATGCACACCTAGAAAGTACAGGTGTGATGGTGATTGATCATGTTAATCGCACCATTTATGCTGCGCTTTCACAACGTTGTGACCGCGAAGTGTTGGAAGATTATGCTGAGCGAATCGGTTACGAGCGTGTGGTGTCTTTTCAGACGGCACTACCCTCCGGAAAACCTATTTATCACACCAATGTAATGATGGCGATCGGTGAACATTTTTGTGTGATTTGCGATGAAGTGATTCCAGAATTTGAGCGCCGGTTTGTACTCAAATCTCTTGCGAAAGATAAGCAGGTTATCTCTATCAGCCTTGAGCAGATGAACCAGTTCTGTGGCAATATCTTGGAACTTGAGACTGTCAATGGTGATAAAGTGATCGCAATGTCACAATCGGCGTTCGACGCGTTTTCACCAGCACAACGTGCTCAGTTGTCGAGCCATGGTAAGCTTCTTCCATTCAACGTGCAGACCATAGAATCAATCGGTGGTGGTAGTGTTCGTTGCATGTTGGGTGAGGTTTTTCTGCCAAGTCGCAAGAACAGCTTATAA
- a CDS encoding ABC transporter ATP-binding protein/permease: protein MFKKFEGFTKPFPDEEPSQPPSGIFAFCRYYTRGFEIPLILMSLMATVVAIVEVSLFGAMGNLVDWLSTSNPNTFWQENQSQLMLYGGLLLIVMPILVVAYSLLVHQTLLGNYPMSIRWLAHRYLLKQSLNFYQDDFAGRVATKVMQTSLAVRETVMKTMDVFVYVSVYFTAIVVLLAQADWRLMIPMVIWLLCYVCIQIYFVPKLKQVASEQADARSTMTGRIVDSYTNIATVKLFSHSKRETVYAENGMRGFLDTVYRQMRLVTGFDVAVEITNYLLVFTIGALSIYLWMDNSISIGAIAIAIALALRINGMSMWIMWEVGALFENMGTVVDGMKTLSKPIDIQDKDNAKPLKVEHGGIEFDNVSFHYGDENKGVISHLNLNIKPGEKVGLVGRSGAGKSTLVNLLLRFHDVESGNIKIDGQVISDVTQDSLRSNIGMVTQDTSLLHRSIRDNILYGNPDASEEDLLRATKQAHAHEFIETLNDPFGNKGYDAQVGERGVKLSGGQRQRIAISRVLLKDAPLLILDEATSALDSEVEAAIQESLNELMKGKTVIAIAHRLSTIAAMDRLIVLDKGQIVEQGTHQELIQNKGIYAQLWAHQTGGFIADDTEVA from the coding sequence ATGTTTAAGAAATTTGAAGGATTCACAAAACCTTTTCCCGATGAAGAACCCTCTCAACCACCGAGTGGGATCTTTGCTTTCTGTCGCTATTACACTCGTGGATTTGAGATCCCTCTGATCCTGATGTCATTAATGGCCACTGTGGTTGCGATAGTCGAAGTGTCACTATTTGGTGCAATGGGCAACCTAGTTGACTGGCTATCGACCAGCAACCCGAACACCTTCTGGCAAGAAAACCAGTCACAGCTAATGCTGTATGGTGGCTTACTACTTATAGTGATGCCCATCTTGGTCGTCGCGTATTCTCTTTTGGTCCACCAAACATTGCTCGGCAACTACCCAATGTCGATTCGCTGGCTCGCGCATCGCTATCTGCTCAAACAAAGCCTGAACTTCTATCAGGACGATTTTGCAGGCCGTGTTGCAACCAAAGTGATGCAAACTTCTCTGGCCGTGCGTGAAACGGTGATGAAAACGATGGACGTTTTCGTTTATGTCTCGGTGTATTTTACCGCGATTGTCGTGCTTTTAGCGCAGGCTGACTGGCGTTTAATGATCCCAATGGTGATCTGGCTACTGTGTTATGTCTGCATTCAAATATACTTCGTTCCTAAGTTGAAGCAGGTCGCGTCAGAGCAAGCCGATGCACGTTCGACCATGACAGGCCGTATCGTCGATAGCTACACCAACATTGCGACCGTTAAATTATTCTCCCACAGCAAACGGGAAACGGTGTACGCAGAAAACGGCATGCGCGGCTTTCTTGATACCGTTTATCGCCAGATGCGTTTAGTGACTGGTTTTGACGTCGCTGTTGAGATAACCAACTACCTCCTGGTCTTCACCATAGGTGCATTGTCTATTTATCTATGGATGGACAACTCGATCAGCATTGGTGCCATCGCTATTGCGATTGCTCTGGCTCTACGTATTAACGGCATGTCGATGTGGATCATGTGGGAAGTAGGGGCTCTGTTTGAAAACATGGGAACCGTAGTCGATGGTATGAAAACACTCTCAAAACCCATTGATATTCAAGACAAAGATAATGCTAAGCCTCTTAAAGTTGAGCACGGTGGGATCGAGTTTGACAATGTTAGCTTCCATTATGGCGACGAAAACAAAGGAGTGATCAGCCACCTCAACCTGAATATTAAGCCAGGGGAAAAAGTCGGTTTGGTGGGTCGCTCCGGTGCAGGTAAATCCACCTTGGTCAATCTGCTTTTGCGTTTCCATGATGTTGAGAGCGGCAACATCAAGATCGATGGTCAGGTGATTTCTGATGTCACTCAAGATTCTCTGCGCAGCAATATCGGTATGGTGACGCAAGATACATCCCTGTTGCATCGTTCGATTCGCGACAACATCCTTTATGGTAACCCTGATGCCAGCGAAGAGGATCTGTTACGTGCGACTAAACAAGCCCATGCACACGAGTTCATCGAGACGCTCAATGACCCATTTGGCAACAAAGGCTACGATGCTCAAGTAGGTGAGCGAGGCGTGAAGTTGTCTGGCGGTCAAAGACAGCGAATTGCAATCTCGCGAGTATTACTCAAAGATGCGCCATTATTGATTCTGGATGAAGCAACTTCTGCACTGGATTCAGAAGTAGAAGCCGCCATTCAAGAAAGTCTCAATGAGCTAATGAAAGGAAAAACCGTTATCGCCATTGCACACCGCTTATCCACCATCGCTGCAATGGATCGTCTAATTGTCTTGGATAAAGGCCAAATTGTTGAACAAGGTACTCATCAGGAACTGATTCAAAACAAAGGGATTTATGCCCAGCTGTGGGCCCACCAAACGGGTGGATTCATCGCAGATGATACTGAAGTGGCCTAA
- a CDS encoding tyrosine-type recombinase/integrase: MSIRNLKDGSKKPWLCECYPQGRGGKRVRKKFATKGEAKSFELFTMKEIDDKPWLGKKTDHRRLQDLLDTWWQVHGHTVKTGKVSYDVMEKTIRMLGNPLARLFTANDYLHYRANRVSHHPTRPDIVISATTHNIELKTLRAMFNKLIKYERWDMPNPLADIELVASSQRELAYLTKEQITPFLERVRCDNSPSAGQICVACKVCLATGARIGEALKLKCSQVSQYKLLFTETKGKKNRSVPISRALYRELLDVAVSESAVFDVTYYAAWECVKRALPEHVPSGQATHILRHTFASHFMMNGGDILVLQRILGHSKIEQTMAYAHFSPDHLMQAVELNPLENESLKSGDKMATTVN; the protein is encoded by the coding sequence ATGTCTATTCGTAACCTAAAAGACGGCTCAAAAAAACCGTGGCTATGTGAATGTTACCCTCAAGGGCGAGGCGGCAAGCGTGTTCGTAAGAAGTTTGCCACCAAAGGGGAGGCCAAGTCTTTTGAGCTATTTACGATGAAGGAAATAGACGACAAGCCCTGGTTAGGTAAGAAAACCGATCACCGCCGTTTGCAAGACTTACTCGATACCTGGTGGCAAGTTCATGGGCATACTGTGAAAACGGGTAAAGTCTCCTATGATGTGATGGAAAAAACCATACGGATGCTTGGTAATCCACTTGCCCGTTTATTTACGGCTAACGATTATCTTCACTATCGAGCTAACCGCGTTAGTCACCACCCAACAAGGCCAGATATCGTCATATCTGCCACCACTCATAATATCGAGCTCAAAACCTTACGGGCGATGTTCAATAAGCTCATTAAGTACGAACGTTGGGACATGCCCAACCCATTGGCCGATATTGAACTGGTCGCGAGTAGTCAGCGAGAGTTAGCGTATTTAACCAAAGAACAAATAACCCCGTTTCTCGAGCGTGTGCGCTGCGATAACAGCCCTTCAGCTGGGCAAATCTGTGTGGCTTGCAAAGTATGTCTAGCGACAGGGGCGAGAATAGGTGAGGCTCTAAAGTTGAAGTGTTCTCAGGTCAGCCAGTACAAATTGCTGTTTACAGAAACCAAAGGCAAAAAGAACCGCTCTGTTCCAATATCTCGCGCTTTATATCGTGAACTACTCGATGTTGCGGTGAGTGAGTCAGCCGTATTTGACGTGACTTACTATGCGGCTTGGGAGTGTGTGAAACGTGCCTTGCCAGAGCATGTTCCAAGTGGGCAAGCGACGCATATATTGCGACACACGTTCGCCAGTCACTTTATGATGAATGGAGGGGACATTTTGGTACTGCAGCGTATTCTAGGTCATAGTAAGATTGAACAAACCATGGCTTATGCGCACTTCTCACCAGACCATCTTATGCAGGCTGTTGAGCTTAATCCCCTCGAAAACGAGTCGTTAAAAAGTGGCGACAAAATGGCGACAACTGTCAATTAA
- a CDS encoding IS3 family transposase (programmed frameshift), with translation MTKRQRRTFSSEFKVEAASLVLDQGYSISEAARSLDIGDTALRRWVEQLKIERGGETPTVKALTPEQQKIQELEARINRLEREKSILKKGYSSLNVGRTRTFSLIDQLREHETVKVLCELFDVASSCYYEFKQRKPDVNRIRLASRMKQLFNMSRGAAGSRTLASMLKSEGFDVGRFKVRKLMQEAELISKQPGSHRYKQAKLERPDIPNRLKREFSVTTPNEVWCGDITYIWCGSKWSYLAVVLDLFSRRVVGWALSDKPNAELTCKALDMAWEQRGRPNNVMFHSDQGSQYSSLKYRQRLWRYRITQSMSRRGNCWDNAPMERLFRSLKTEWIPATGYLTQTQAKRDISYYLMNYYNRHRPHQANDGLSPVTAENRLKLVSGIC, from the exons ATGACAAAACGACAACGACGTACATTTTCTTCTGAATTCAAAGTAGAAGCTGCAAGCTTGGTTCTTGATCAAGGTTACTCAATATCTGAGGCGGCACGCTCTCTAGACATCGGTGATACAGCCTTACGACGCTGGGTCGAGCAACTAAAGATTGAGCGTGGCGGAGAAACGCCAACGGTTAAAGCTTTGACGCCAGAACAGCAGAAGATCCAAGAGTTAGAAGCTAGGATTAATCGCTTAGAAAGAGAAAAATCCATACTAAAAAAAG GCTACAGCTCTCTTAATGTCGGACGAACTAGAACGTTCTCGCTAATTGACCAGTTGAGGGAGCACGAAACGGTCAAAGTTCTTTGTGAGCTGTTCGATGTTGCGTCTTCCTGCTACTACGAGTTTAAACAACGAAAGCCGGATGTTAATCGCATTCGGTTAGCCAGCAGAATGAAGCAGCTCTTTAACATGAGTCGCGGCGCTGCTGGTAGCAGAACTCTTGCTTCTATGCTGAAGTCTGAAGGCTTTGATGTCGGACGTTTCAAAGTACGTAAGCTTATGCAAGAAGCAGAGCTGATAAGCAAACAACCGGGCTCGCATCGCTATAAGCAGGCTAAGCTAGAGCGACCAGATATCCCCAATAGGTTGAAGCGTGAGTTCTCTGTTACCACTCCAAATGAAGTTTGGTGTGGCGATATTACTTACATCTGGTGCGGTTCAAAGTGGAGTTATCTGGCTGTTGTACTCGACCTATTTAGCCGTCGTGTAGTGGGTTGGGCACTATCAGACAAACCTAATGCAGAGTTGACTTGCAAAGCCTTGGACATGGCTTGGGAACAACGAGGACGACCTAACAACGTGATGTTCCACTCAGACCAAGGAAGCCAATACAGTAGCCTAAAATACCGTCAAAGGCTTTGGCGATATCGCATAACTCAGAGCATGAGTCGTCGAGGTAATTGCTGGGATAATGCTCCTATGGAAAGGCTATTTAGAAGCCTAAAAACCGAATGGATACCAGCGACAGGATATTTAACCCAAACTCAGGCAAAGAGGGATATCAGCTATTACTTAATGAATTACTACAATAGGCACCGGCCTCATCAAGCAAATGATGGGCTGTCCCCAGTTACTGCCGAAAATCGGCTTAAGTTAGTGTCCGGAATTTGTTGA
- a CDS encoding KAP family NTPase has protein sequence MFKHRRKKVAESLGKIDRPIVVIVDDIDRLTPSECFQVLRLVKAIADFPRTTFLLAFDPDYLQSVLAAHNVSNATQYIDKIVQLRLPVPLITKDDLNALVDLAFEQLGSDFTFEHYEDDGERFTYIYHKYIM, from the coding sequence ATATTCAAGCACAGAAGAAAAAAAGTAGCTGAAAGCTTAGGTAAAATCGACAGGCCAATTGTTGTTATAGTGGATGATATTGATCGGCTTACACCAAGTGAATGCTTTCAAGTTTTACGATTAGTTAAAGCTATCGCTGATTTTCCAAGAACTACATTCTTACTTGCTTTTGATCCAGACTATCTTCAGTCGGTTCTCGCTGCGCATAATGTCAGCAATGCAACTCAGTATATTGACAAGATTGTTCAATTAAGATTGCCAGTCCCACTGATCACTAAAGATGATTTGAATGCCTTGGTTGACTTAGCCTTTGAGCAATTAGGGTCTGACTTCACGTTTGAACATTATGAAGATGATGGTGAAAGGTTTACTTATATTTATCACAAATACATAATGTAG
- a CDS encoding KAP family NTPase produces MTSYHNDQPIIDLGQDQLNRASFSRSLAKIAALDANSPCLTVSIEGVWGAGKTSIINLVKQNLEELPMPPIVVQYNPWVNGKPKSLVEDFLVQFTSQLGLANHPENGLQVAKELLSYSKLFSVVKLIPGVEPFGSLVENIFKGVGEATQSLSELKKLDIQAQKKKSS; encoded by the coding sequence ATGACGTCATATCATAACGATCAACCAATTATTGATTTGGGACAAGATCAACTTAACCGCGCATCTTTTAGTCGCTCGCTAGCAAAAATTGCAGCTTTAGATGCCAATTCTCCTTGTTTAACTGTTTCCATAGAAGGTGTTTGGGGGGCGGGTAAAACTTCCATCATCAACCTTGTAAAACAAAATTTGGAAGAACTACCTATGCCACCTATTGTGGTTCAGTACAATCCCTGGGTTAATGGCAAGCCCAAATCGTTGGTTGAAGACTTTTTGGTGCAATTCACTTCGCAGTTAGGGTTGGCTAATCATCCTGAAAATGGGTTACAAGTAGCTAAAGAATTACTTTCTTACTCTAAACTCTTTAGCGTGGTAAAACTAATACCAGGTGTTGAGCCTTTCGGTTCACTTGTTGAAAATATATTTAAAGGTGTCGGAGAAGCTACTCAATCGCTTTCAGAATTGAAGAAACTGGATATTCAAGCACAGAAGAAAAAAAGTAGCTGA
- a CDS encoding ion transporter, which translates to MTNESIEKDAIDFGPFQFFTLVLSIYVLGALFAESVFKLPSDVTEILAITDNIICVVFLTDFFIRFKRADSKKQFMKWGWIDLLSSIPMLDMFRYGRIVRVVRVLRMLRAVRSTKMLLYYLFSNKTQGTFSLVSAVSVILVIFGAIAMLQLEKGIEGSNIHNAGDALWWAFVTITTVGYGDFYPVTYEGRIVAAVLMTAGVGLFGTFTGFVASWFLEEDSDKQDAHVVTNLRTEISELKASVELLKESIEKKDV; encoded by the coding sequence ATGACAAATGAATCAATAGAAAAGGACGCCATTGATTTTGGTCCCTTTCAGTTTTTCACTTTGGTCCTATCAATATACGTTCTAGGAGCATTGTTTGCTGAAAGCGTGTTCAAGTTACCTTCTGATGTGACTGAAATTCTGGCAATTACAGACAACATTATATGTGTGGTGTTTCTTACGGATTTTTTCATTCGGTTTAAACGGGCCGACAGTAAGAAGCAATTTATGAAGTGGGGATGGATAGACCTCTTATCTAGTATCCCAATGCTAGATATGTTTCGTTACGGAAGAATCGTAAGAGTGGTTAGAGTCCTTCGAATGTTAAGGGCTGTTAGGTCAACCAAAATGCTTCTTTACTACCTGTTTAGCAACAAGACTCAGGGCACGTTTTCCCTGGTCTCAGCAGTATCAGTGATACTCGTTATCTTTGGTGCTATCGCTATGCTCCAACTTGAGAAAGGCATCGAAGGTTCAAACATCCATAATGCAGGTGATGCCCTTTGGTGGGCATTTGTGACGATCACGACAGTAGGTTATGGAGATTTCTATCCAGTGACATATGAAGGAAGAATTGTTGCGGCTGTGCTGATGACGGCGGGTGTAGGCCTATTTGGTACCTTTACTGGCTTTGTCGCATCTTGGTTCTTAGAAGAAGATTCGGACAAGCAAGATGCACATGTGGTAACTAACTTACGTACAGAGATCTCAGAGCTGAAAGCCTCAGTAGAGCTATTGAAGGAATCAATAGAAAAAAAGGATGTGTAA
- a CDS encoding S24 family peptidase yields MKFWFKTTELQGIAGLPTTPQGFSQKAKKAGWKSRRAKGQRNGLEYHISNFDEEVIAELRVKYGNDVIPDNVTEISNVKTVNTVSQIEKMCAVPVYNVYASCGFGTLNDAEFQLRTEFLPCEWLKRFGLTEETARIIICHGDSMEGTLSDGDEVLVDIRELEHPVKHGVYVVRIGKHVYIKRLKYDIMAEGYEVISDNKEEYDSFIVNEEKLNEFAVIGKVVTTVMKAVV; encoded by the coding sequence GTGAAATTTTGGTTTAAGACTACTGAGTTACAAGGGATTGCAGGTTTACCCACGACTCCTCAAGGTTTCAGTCAAAAGGCAAAGAAAGCAGGCTGGAAGTCCCGTAGGGCAAAAGGTCAGAGGAATGGGCTTGAATATCACATCTCAAATTTTGATGAAGAAGTGATTGCTGAATTACGCGTAAAGTATGGTAATGACGTTATTCCTGATAATGTGACGGAAATCTCAAACGTAAAAACCGTGAATACCGTCTCTCAAATTGAAAAGATGTGTGCTGTTCCCGTCTATAACGTCTATGCATCCTGCGGTTTTGGCACATTGAACGATGCTGAGTTTCAACTTCGTACCGAGTTCCTCCCATGTGAATGGTTAAAGCGGTTTGGTTTAACCGAAGAAACCGCCAGAATCATTATCTGCCATGGCGACTCAATGGAAGGGACCTTAAGTGATGGCGATGAGGTTCTTGTCGATATTCGAGAGCTAGAACACCCAGTTAAGCATGGCGTGTATGTTGTTCGAATTGGTAAGCATGTCTACATCAAACGTCTGAAGTACGACATCATGGCAGAAGGCTATGAAGTCATCTCAGACAACAAAGAAGAATATGATTCATTCATTGTGAACGAGGAGAAACTCAACGAGTTCGCGGTGATAGGAAAAGTTGTTACCACCGTCATGAAGGCGGTGGTGTAG
- a CDS encoding pyocin activator PrtN family protein — MNTKYALHARFGTPIVALGDICEEFFHINAETANGKANSQSLPIPTFRMEDHKRSPFMVHLDDLATHIDACRKQVLTERQEKAILAALRNPKAEPFKNQFIDINNFKGEQR; from the coding sequence ATGAATACGAAATATGCACTCCATGCTCGTTTTGGCACACCGATTGTGGCGTTGGGCGATATTTGCGAAGAGTTCTTCCATATCAACGCCGAAACCGCAAACGGTAAAGCAAACAGCCAGTCTTTACCTATTCCCACTTTCCGAATGGAAGATCACAAACGCAGCCCGTTTATGGTCCACCTTGATGACCTAGCCACTCATATTGATGCATGCCGCAAACAAGTCTTAACCGAACGGCAAGAGAAGGCGATTTTAGCCGCCCTTCGCAATCCAAAAGCAGAACCATTCAAAAACCAATTTATAGATATCAACAACTTTAAAGGGGAGCAGCGATGA
- a CDS encoding phage regulatory CII family protein yields MEATQTMCAFLADVQHEYNEACSLFRHRHRNDLTDIANACGLRSNMLRNKLNTEQPHVLSLPEMMAISKASNDYVILEVVLRKLDLVTAHIAQGSEAESFIKRALNNSILAGEMSQLAIDNAGNRTLPRTTRNSIIKTAQAGISNLMLLINDLESRTGSAQPFFAMGVDLIANGAPLSGLS; encoded by the coding sequence ATGGAAGCAACCCAAACAATGTGCGCGTTTCTGGCGGATGTACAACATGAATACAACGAGGCATGCAGCTTGTTTCGTCATCGTCATCGCAATGACCTGACGGATATAGCCAACGCCTGCGGCCTTCGCTCTAACATGCTGCGCAATAAGCTCAATACCGAGCAGCCGCACGTGCTTTCCTTACCAGAGATGATGGCAATTTCTAAAGCCAGCAACGATTACGTGATTTTGGAAGTTGTGCTGCGCAAGCTTGATCTGGTTACCGCGCATATTGCCCAAGGTAGCGAGGCGGAAAGCTTCATCAAACGGGCTCTCAACAATTCCATTCTCGCAGGGGAGATGTCGCAACTGGCGATCGACAATGCCGGCAACCGAACGCTTCCTCGCACGACAAGAAACTCAATCATCAAAACGGCGCAGGCTGGGATTAGCAACCTGATGCTACTTATCAACGATCTGGAAAGCCGCACCGGCAGTGCTCAGCCATTTTTTGCAATGGGGGTAGACCTTATTGCCAATGGCGCACCACTGTCGGGCCTTTCTTAA
- a CDS encoding Lar family restriction alleviation protein — MSLFIPTLRLHPCKACRSNDVFCEKALEQSERYFVICSDCGKTGPEGMTSQQAISLWNHPPQVTKPIRRYKDY; from the coding sequence ATGAGTCTCTTCATCCCGACCTTGCGCCTCCATCCTTGTAAGGCATGTCGAAGTAACGATGTGTTTTGCGAAAAGGCGCTAGAACAGTCAGAGCGTTACTTTGTGATCTGCTCTGACTGCGGGAAGACAGGCCCGGAGGGAATGACTTCACAGCAAGCGATATCGCTTTGGAATCATCCGCCGCAAGTGACCAAGCCGATTCGACGTTATAAGGACTATTGA